The Engystomops pustulosus chromosome 9, aEngPut4.maternal, whole genome shotgun sequence genome includes a window with the following:
- the MOSPD1 gene encoding motile sperm domain-containing protein 1 isoform X2 yields the protein MAYNLQLSRNTAASPNHGKEHGVITELTACTRGLPSTKKTRLKSPGDKKSWGGNTDTVPMQQHRRQPELVEGNLPVFVFPTELIFYADDQSTHKQVLTLYNPYEFALKFKVLCTSPNKYAVVDAAGAVKPQCCVDIVIRHKDVRASHFGVIDKFRLQVSEQSQRKALGRKEVIATLLPSAKEQQHKEEEEKRIKEHLAESVFYEQTPCQPDVRNSSSGPSLLMVFLGMVCIAALMMPTLGEMESVVPLYLHLSVNQKLVAAYVLGLITMVVLRT from the exons ATGGCTTACAACCTACAGCTTTCACGTAATACAGCAGCAAG CCCGAATCATGGAAAGGAGCACGGTGTTATAACAG AACTGACAGCATGCACTAGAGGTCTTCCAAGCACCAAAAAAACAAGACTCAAGAGTCCTGGAGACAAAAAGAGCTGGGGAGGAAACACAGATACTGTGCCAATGCAGCAACACAGACGGCAGCCAGAGTTAGTGGAAGGAAACCTTCCCGTGTTTGTCTTTCCAACGGAACTTATATTTTATGCTGATGATCAGTCAACACACAAGCAGGTGTTAACTTTGTATAACCCCTATGAATTTGCCTTAAAGTTTAAAG TCCTGTGTACATCCCCAAACAAGTACGCTGTTGTTGATGCTGCTGGTGCGGTGAAACCTCAGTGCTGTGTCGATAT TGTTATCCGACACAAAGATGTCCGAGCCAGCCATTTTGGCGTTATTGACAAATTCCGTCTTCAAGTGTCCGAACAAAGCCAGAGAAAAGCACTGGGACGCAAAGAGGTAATAGCGACACTGCTTCCATCAGCAAAGGAGCAACAGCACAaggaggaagaagagaagaggatcAAAGAACATTTAGCAGAAAGTGTCTTCTATGAGCAGACACCATGCCAACCAG ATGTGAGAAATTCTTCCTCAGGACCCAGTCTGCTGATGGTCTTCCTTGGCATGGTTTGCATTGCCGCACTGATGATGCCCACTTTGGGTGAAATGGAATCTGTGGTGCCTCTCTACCTCCATTTAAGTGTAAATCAGAAATTAGTGGCTGCCTATGTTTTAG GTCTTATAACAATGGTCGTTCTGCGAACATGA
- the MOSPD1 gene encoding motile sperm domain-containing protein 1 isoform X1, giving the protein MQQHRRQPELVEGNLPVFVFPTELIFYADDQSTHKQVLTLYNPYEFALKFKVLCTSPNKYAVVDAAGAVKPQCCVDIVIRHKDVRASHFGVIDKFRLQVSEQSQRKALGRKEVIATLLPSAKEQQHKEEEEKRIKEHLAESVFYEQTPCQPDVRNSSSGPSLLMVFLGMVCIAALMMPTLGEMESVVPLYLHLSVNQKLVAAYVLGLITMVVLRT; this is encoded by the exons ATGCAGCAACACAGACGGCAGCCAGAGTTAGTGGAAGGAAACCTTCCCGTGTTTGTCTTTCCAACGGAACTTATATTTTATGCTGATGATCAGTCAACACACAAGCAGGTGTTAACTTTGTATAACCCCTATGAATTTGCCTTAAAGTTTAAAG TCCTGTGTACATCCCCAAACAAGTACGCTGTTGTTGATGCTGCTGGTGCGGTGAAACCTCAGTGCTGTGTCGATAT TGTTATCCGACACAAAGATGTCCGAGCCAGCCATTTTGGCGTTATTGACAAATTCCGTCTTCAAGTGTCCGAACAAAGCCAGAGAAAAGCACTGGGACGCAAAGAGGTAATAGCGACACTGCTTCCATCAGCAAAGGAGCAACAGCACAaggaggaagaagagaagaggatcAAAGAACATTTAGCAGAAAGTGTCTTCTATGAGCAGACACCATGCCAACCAG ATGTGAGAAATTCTTCCTCAGGACCCAGTCTGCTGATGGTCTTCCTTGGCATGGTTTGCATTGCCGCACTGATGATGCCCACTTTGGGTGAAATGGAATCTGTGGTGCCTCTCTACCTCCATTTAAGTGTAAATCAGAAATTAGTGGCTGCCTATGTTTTAG GTCTTATAACAATGGTCGTTCTGCGAACATGA